The DNA region CAGGTGGTGATTATGTCATACCCGGCCTCTTCGGCCAACGAGATATTGCGCGCGGCGATCGTGTACCATTCCATTTTGTCGTGCGCCTGAAAATATATCGGGTCGGGACAGCAGGTAAAACCGTCCCTATCGACCAGTTCGATCCCCATCTTATCGAAGGTTCGGCGCACCGCCGCCTCGAACCACGGATATTTGGTGGTCATCATGCAGCCGAAAAATGGAGTATATTTCACGTCACTCACCCTTGATTATTTTCTTCAATTCGTCAACCGGGTATTCTTTGATTGCTGCCAGCCGCAATTCCTGACGCCATCTATCGGTCAGCGCTGTCGCCTTGGTGGTAATCCCGAAAGAAATAACCGATTCGGCCACTCTCTCGACCCCCTCGGGCGCTTTCCCCGATTTTATGCAGAGATTTTTCAGGGCGATAATCACATCGACCGGACGGACATCCTGCGGGCACCTTTCCGCGCAGGTGTAGCAGTTGGTGCAGTTCCAAATTTCCGAACCGGCCTGCACCAGCTCATCCTCGAACCCCAGAATTGCTTTAAGAAGGATCAGGCGGGGGTTGAAGTTTTCGGAGTAATTATGCGAGGGGCAGTCGGCCACACAGGCGCCGCACTGGTAACAATAGTTATGCCGAAACCCTTCGGCCACCGCGTTGAGTTTATTTCGAAATCCGAAATCTATTTTTCGTTTTTCCTGCATGCCGGTATGAGTATCACAAAGTTAGTTATAAACGCTTGCTGTCGA from Candidatus Zixiibacteriota bacterium includes:
- a CDS encoding 4Fe-4S dicluster domain-containing protein codes for the protein MQEKRKIDFGFRNKLNAVAEGFRHNYCYQCGACVADCPSHNYSENFNPRLILLKAILGFEDELVQAGSEIWNCTNCYTCAERCPQDVRPVDVIIALKNLCIKSGKAPEGVERVAESVISFGITTKATALTDRWRQELRLAAIKEYPVDELKKIIKGE